Proteins found in one Candidatus Nitrosopelagicus brevis genomic segment:
- a CDS encoding ammonia monooxygenase codes for MVWLRRCTHYLFIVVVAVNSTLLTINAGDYIFYTDWAWTSFVVFSISQTLMLTVGACYYLTFTGVPGTATYYALIMTVYTWIAKGAWFALGYPYDFIVTPVWLPSAMLLDLAYWATKKNKHSLILFGGVLVGMSLPLFNMVNLITVADPLETAFKYPRPTLPPYMTPIEPQVGKFYNSPVALGAGAGAVLACTFAALGCKLTTWTYRWMAAWSKWD; via the coding sequence ATGGTCTGGCTTAGACGATGTACTCACTACTTATTCATAGTAGTAGTCGCAGTCAACTCAACTTTGCTAACAATCAACGCAGGGGACTACATCTTCTATACTGATTGGGCCTGGACATCGTTTGTAGTATTCTCAATATCTCAAACACTTATGCTCACTGTAGGTGCGTGTTACTATCTCACCTTCACTGGAGTTCCAGGAACCGCAACGTACTATGCATTAATCATGACAGTCTACACATGGATTGCAAAAGGTGCATGGTTCGCATTAGGTTACCCATATGACTTCATCGTTACACCAGTTTGGCTACCATCAGCAATGCTGTTGGACTTAGCGTACTGGGCAACAAAGAAGAATAAGCACTCTCTGATACTGTTCGGCGGAGTCTTAGTTGGAATGTCATTGCCACTATTCAACATGGTCAATTTGATCACTGTGGCTGACCCACTAGAGACTGCATTCAAGTATCCAAGACCAACGTTACCACCATATATGACCCCGATAGAACCGCAGGTAGGTAAATTCTACAACAGCCCTGTTGCACTTGGTGCCGGTGCTGGAGCAGTATTAGCCTGTACATTTGCGGCTTTAGGTTGTAAACTTACAACATGGACATACAGATGGATGGCCGCTTGGTCAAAGTGGGATTAG
- a CDS encoding DNA adenine methylase, which yields MAQEYRQIAISEPKPFVKWVGGKRQLMQELENNFPKQFGTYHEPFLGGGAVMFNLLSKEPKLSCNVSDFNSDLILAYITIRDKLGKLIESLENHSKNYHDDSTEYYYEVRKQEPKLQIEKVSRLIFLNRTCFNGLYRVNKKGQFNVPLGRYTNPNIVNKENLTSVSKILQSEKIKISCRGFEAVLDDTKKGDLIYFDPPYQPISSTANFTSYTHRDFTEDDLERLATLANQLNSKGCHVLLSNSNSKVVKDIFSEKHWKISSINANRAINSNAQKRTGHKEIIIKNY from the coding sequence TTGGCACAAGAATATAGACAAATTGCAATATCGGAGCCAAAACCATTTGTAAAATGGGTTGGAGGAAAAAGGCAACTCATGCAAGAATTGGAAAATAATTTTCCAAAACAATTTGGAACATATCATGAGCCATTCTTAGGTGGAGGTGCTGTAATGTTCAATTTGTTATCAAAAGAACCAAAATTGTCATGCAATGTATCTGATTTTAACTCTGATTTGATATTGGCATATATTACAATTCGTGATAAACTTGGAAAACTCATAGAATCTTTAGAAAACCACTCAAAGAATTACCACGATGATTCTACAGAATACTATTATGAAGTAAGAAAACAAGAGCCAAAACTACAGATTGAAAAAGTATCTAGATTAATTTTCCTCAACAGGACCTGTTTTAATGGATTATACCGTGTAAACAAAAAAGGTCAATTCAACGTACCTCTTGGCAGATACACAAATCCAAATATTGTAAATAAAGAAAATCTAACTTCTGTTAGTAAAATTCTACAATCTGAAAAAATCAAAATTTCATGCAGAGGTTTTGAGGCAGTTTTAGACGATACCAAAAAGGGTGATTTGATATATTTTGATCCTCCATATCAGCCAATTAGCAGTACTGCAAATTTTACTAGCTACACTCATAGAGATTTCACTGAAGATGACCTTGAGAGATTAGCCACTTTGGCAAATCAACTCAATTCCAAAGGCTGTCATGTATTACTCTCAAATTCAAATTCCAAAGTTGTTAAGGATATTTTTTCGGAAAAGCATTGGAAAATTTCTTCAATAAATGCAAATCGAGCAATCAACTCTAATGCTCAAAAGAGAACTGGACACAAAGAAATCATAATAAAAAATTATTAA
- a CDS encoding B12-binding domain-containing protein, producing MARGYDETEVKFRLIKLLHSSKSGISGVEISEKLGINRVTMSKYLNKFAAEGTITQKNIGNLNLWFVDEDIEQLNFPDDYFLVQEKFLSHVIDCNERHVNNLIKNCINSKAKMDKIITEIIIPTIPHIQKLFDDGKIGKSEEQLMTGIISNSLQMITYHSGHSDSGKNIIILSADSESILSSESAAAAFRSQNWNVFSIGDISSSIDVLFDLELRKLLSKTWKSKEGVMIVLVFSQTEEGLKFISDSFYSVKEKSENNLFIVLSGKTGKKVKIKGDLSVSKLEDILQWSNTKYENS from the coding sequence ATGGCTCGTGGTTATGATGAAACTGAAGTAAAATTTCGTTTGATCAAATTACTTCATTCATCAAAATCTGGAATATCAGGAGTTGAGATTTCTGAAAAACTAGGAATCAATCGTGTAACCATGTCGAAATATCTGAATAAATTTGCAGCAGAGGGTACCATAACACAGAAAAATATTGGAAATCTGAACTTGTGGTTTGTCGATGAGGATATTGAACAATTAAACTTCCCCGATGATTATTTTCTTGTTCAAGAAAAATTTCTTTCGCATGTGATTGATTGCAACGAACGACACGTTAACAATTTGATAAAAAACTGCATTAACTCTAAAGCAAAAATGGACAAAATCATTACTGAGATAATCATCCCAACAATACCTCATATCCAAAAATTATTTGATGATGGAAAAATTGGAAAATCTGAAGAACAGTTGATGACTGGAATAATATCCAATTCCCTTCAAATGATTACCTACCACTCTGGTCACTCTGATTCTGGAAAAAATATCATAATATTGTCTGCTGATTCTGAGTCTATATTATCGTCTGAATCTGCAGCCGCTGCATTTCGTTCTCAAAATTGGAATGTATTTTCAATTGGTGATATTTCCTCATCAATTGATGTTTTGTTTGATCTTGAACTTAGAAAATTACTCTCAAAAACCTGGAAATCAAAAGAAGGTGTTATGATAGTTCTTGTATTTTCCCAAACTGAAGAAGGATTGAAGTTTATCTCTGATTCATTTTATTCTGTAAAAGAAAAGTCTGAGAATAATCTCTTCATTGTATTGTCTGGAAAAACTGGAAAAAAAGTCAAAATTAAAGGCGATTTATCAGTCTCTAAACTTGAAGACATTCTTCAATGGTCTAATACAAAATACGAAAATTCATAG
- a CDS encoding thioredoxin family protein: protein MAKMESVISLKTGDNAPEFNLKGIDDQMHSLNDYSKKGLLVIFMCNHCPFVKAKIEAIKELHDKFKDDISIVGINSNDSVKYPDDDFDSMKAVAKEKGLEIDYLVDETQEIAKKYGAVCTPDPFLFDSEKKLIFHGRIDDAMNPEAEVSEKVMINNIQKFLEGQKIEKDFDPSIGCSIKWKEQQT from the coding sequence ATGGCAAAAATGGAATCAGTTATCTCATTAAAAACTGGAGATAATGCACCAGAATTTAATCTAAAAGGCATTGATGATCAGATGCACTCTCTAAATGATTATTCAAAAAAAGGCTTATTGGTAATTTTCATGTGCAATCACTGTCCATTTGTAAAGGCAAAGATAGAGGCAATTAAAGAACTTCATGATAAATTCAAAGATGACATTTCAATAGTAGGTATCAACAGCAATGACTCTGTAAAATATCCAGATGATGATTTTGATAGCATGAAGGCTGTTGCCAAAGAGAAAGGTCTAGAAATCGATTATTTGGTTGATGAAACTCAAGAAATTGCAAAAAAATATGGGGCTGTTTGTACACCAGATCCATTCCTATTTGATTCAGAAAAAAAATTAATTTTTCATGGAAGAATAGATGATGCAATGAATCCAGAAGCAGAAGTAAGTGAGAAAGTGATGATAAACAATATTCAAAAATTCTTAGAAGGGCAGAAAATTGAAAAAGATTTTGACCCTTCAATTGGATGCTCAATTAAGTGGAAAGAACAGCAAACTTAA
- a CDS encoding phosphopantetheine adenylyltransferase, producing MFRLTALGGTFDIIHVGHVGLIEKAVSISEKIIIGLTSDEFISKHGKKINNNFEQRFENLEKMIHENFPNCSFEIAKLDDDFGPAVIEGNVDALVVSEETRKKGDILNASRKERNLTPVEIITIPMKLASDGKRISSTRIRNSEIDSSGNILVD from the coding sequence ATGTTTAGATTAACTGCACTAGGTGGTACGTTTGATATAATCCATGTCGGTCATGTCGGATTAATTGAAAAAGCGGTATCTATTTCTGAAAAAATAATAATTGGTTTAACATCTGATGAGTTTATCTCAAAACATGGAAAAAAAATAAACAATAATTTCGAACAGCGATTTGAGAATTTGGAAAAAATGATTCATGAAAATTTTCCTAATTGCTCATTTGAAATAGCAAAATTAGATGATGATTTTGGGCCTGCAGTAATTGAGGGGAATGTTGATGCATTGGTGGTTAGCGAAGAAACACGCAAAAAAGGTGATATTTTGAATGCCTCCCGTAAAGAACGTAATTTGACTCCTGTTGAAATCATCACCATTCCTATGAAATTAGCATCTGATGGTAAACGAATTTCATCTACACGAATACGAAATTCCGAAATTGATAGTTCAGGAAATATCTTAGTTGACTAA
- a CDS encoding tryptophan--tRNA ligase, with translation MSSDEFVVTPWNVEGDIDYDKLTKQFGTQKISPEILSKIKKITGEDHFMLRRGIFFSHRDLNVILDNFEKGKKFFLYTGRGPSGNTHIGHLVPWVFAKWLQEKFDVNIYFQLTDDEKFYTKSDLTLEDTSKFALENALDFIALGFNPEKTKIIINTRNIRRLYPIAAQVAKKINFSNTKAVFGFTNDTNVGMIFYTSLQSAPCFIEDLPVLIPLGVDQDPHFRITRDVAPKINKPKPALIHNIMIPALTGPGGKMSASDEKSTIYTTDSPQVVKKKINKYGFSGGQVDIEKHRELGGNPDIDVSFQYLRIFFEQDDDKLKKIYEDYKSGKMLTGELKAILIEKINSFLKIHQQKREEAKKNLSKFLLSDE, from the coding sequence ATGTCATCAGATGAATTTGTCGTAACGCCATGGAATGTTGAAGGCGACATAGATTATGACAAATTAACCAAACAATTTGGCACTCAGAAGATTTCACCTGAAATTCTATCAAAAATAAAGAAAATCACAGGAGAAGATCATTTCATGTTAAGAAGAGGAATTTTCTTTTCTCATAGAGATCTAAATGTAATTTTAGATAATTTTGAAAAAGGTAAGAAATTCTTCTTGTATACAGGACGAGGTCCTTCAGGTAATACACACATAGGTCACTTAGTTCCATGGGTTTTTGCAAAATGGTTACAAGAAAAATTTGATGTGAATATCTATTTTCAGTTAACAGATGATGAAAAATTTTATACAAAATCTGACCTGACGCTTGAAGACACAAGTAAATTTGCGTTAGAAAATGCGCTTGACTTTATTGCACTTGGATTCAATCCGGAAAAAACAAAAATTATAATCAATACTCGAAATATAAGGAGACTGTACCCTATTGCAGCTCAAGTTGCAAAAAAAATTAATTTCTCAAATACAAAAGCTGTGTTTGGTTTTACAAACGATACGAATGTTGGAATGATTTTCTATACATCTTTACAATCAGCACCATGTTTCATTGAAGACTTACCAGTGTTAATTCCACTCGGAGTAGACCAAGATCCTCATTTCAGAATTACACGTGATGTTGCGCCAAAAATAAACAAACCAAAACCAGCATTGATACACAACATCATGATTCCAGCATTGACAGGACCTGGTGGAAAAATGTCTGCTTCTGATGAAAAATCAACCATTTACACGACAGATTCTCCACAAGTGGTAAAAAAGAAGATTAACAAATATGGATTTTCAGGTGGACAGGTTGATATTGAAAAACACAGAGAACTTGGAGGAAACCCAGACATTGATGTCTCTTTTCAATACTTGAGAATATTTTTTGAACAAGATGATGATAAATTAAAGAAAATTTATGAAGATTACAAATCAGGCAAAATGTTAACTGGAGAATTAAAAGCAATCTTAATTGAAAAGATTAATTCATTTTTGAAAATACATCAACAAAAGCGGGAAGAGGCAAAAAAGAATTTATCAAAATTCTTACTATCAGATGAATAA